In candidate division WOR-3 bacterium, the sequence TCCAATTTATTATTCTAATACTTATCGTAACTATAATGCAGTATTACAAGCACCAGATAGTGCCATCTTTGTCAATGTAACAGTAGGAACTTTACCATATTTAACAATTTATGTTGATGATGTGACTTTAAGTGATACTGCTTTAACTGGTATTGAAGAGCAACCTGAAATCAAAAACAAAGAGATGATAGGCCTAAACATCTCTCCCACTCCCTGCCAAAATTATACCTTTATTAGATATAATACTTCTGAACTTTCACAAATTAGCCTTAGTTTATATGATATTAGAGGAAGACTAATAAAAGAACTAATTTCAAAAATCAAGCATCCGCAGAATGGAATCTATCTACTTGATACTAAAAACTTAAAATCTGGCATATATTTTGTTCAACTAAAAACGAAACATAAAACAATCAATAAAAAACTCATAATCCAGAAATAAACCAGAATAGTTTTACCCCCTCTTAAAAAATTGACTTTGATTCCGAAAAATAAAATTTTATAAAAACACATAATTCTAAATACTTGACATTTAATATATTACAACAATCAGGGACAAAAATTTTAATTTAAGAAAACACTTGACATAATTTTATATATTTCGTATAATTTTATATCTGTGGATAATAATTGTAAGAAGAACATTTTGTATTAGAAATAACATATACTTCGAGGTTCCAGAGTAAAAATCATAATATTAATAAATAATTAGATTTTTGTTCT encodes:
- a CDS encoding T9SS type A sorting domain-containing protein is translated as MHKTLVVTLIISLILPIVSQAQNILLNSSFEIWLDSLGIQMPFAWFTSEATDSGSATRTTNAHSGLFAIKLTGSDTSAFATTISIVSPQTYYYFSGWCKTQSFAAGAFIITWLKLSQQPAGTPTIIPIYYSNTYRNYNAVLQAPDSAIFVNVTVGTLPYLTIYVDDVTLSDTALTGIEEQPEIKNKEMIGLNISPTPCQNYTFIRYNTSELSQISLSLYDIRGRLIKELISKIKHPQNGIYLLDTKNLKSGIYFVQLKTKHKTINKKLIIQK